The Psychrilyobacter piezotolerans genome has a segment encoding these proteins:
- a CDS encoding acyl-CoA thioesterase, whose amino-acid sequence MEKSCHTIDHRVYYNETDQMGRVYHSNYVIWMEKGRTEFIRDKNLSYKSLEAEGIFLPVSDIDIKFLKAIEYDMEIKIKTILMDINRIKVKFRYEFYDSDMQTLFGIGNTTNIFVDGDGVPKRVGKELVEKIRS is encoded by the coding sequence ATGGAAAAAAGTTGTCATACGATAGATCACAGAGTTTACTACAATGAAACCGACCAGATGGGACGGGTATATCACTCCAACTATGTTATCTGGATGGAAAAAGGAAGAACTGAATTTATCAGAGATAAAAACCTCTCCTATAAATCTTTGGAAGCAGAGGGGATATTTCTTCCGGTCTCAGATATAGATATAAAATTTTTAAAGGCCATAGAATACGATATGGAGATAAAGATAAAAACTATCTTAATGGATATAAACAGAATTAAAGTGAAATTCAGGTATGAATTTTATGATAGTGATATGCAGACTCTCTTTGGGATTGGAAACACCACAAATATCTTTGTAGATGGTGACGGGGTCCCAAAAAGAGTCGGTAAAGAATTGGTGGAAAAAATAAGAAGTTAA